The following are encoded together in the Bradyrhizobium algeriense genome:
- a CDS encoding enoyl-CoA hydratase, producing the protein MATFEYIIVESKGAVGIITLNRPKMLNALSFGVFREIAAAVDDLEADDKIGCILLTGSEKAFAAGADIKEMQPKSFIDMFSSDFAAIGGGRVAACRKPTIAAVSGYALGGGCELAMMCDIIIASDTAKFGQPEITLGTIPGIGGTQRLTRAIGKSKAMDLCLTGRMMDAAEAERSGLVSRVVPADKLMEEALSAAEKIASMSHPAAAMAKEAINRAFETPLSEGMNVERNLFHSTFALEDRSEGMAAFIEKRKPVNKNR; encoded by the coding sequence ATGGCGACGTTCGAATACATCATTGTCGAGAGCAAGGGCGCGGTCGGCATCATCACGCTGAACCGGCCGAAAATGCTCAACGCGCTGTCGTTCGGCGTATTTCGCGAGATCGCGGCAGCCGTCGACGACCTCGAGGCCGACGACAAGATCGGCTGCATCCTGCTCACCGGCAGCGAAAAGGCGTTCGCCGCCGGCGCCGACATCAAGGAGATGCAGCCGAAAAGCTTTATCGACATGTTCTCCAGCGATTTCGCCGCGATCGGCGGCGGCCGCGTCGCCGCCTGCCGCAAACCGACCATCGCGGCGGTCAGCGGTTATGCGCTCGGCGGCGGCTGCGAACTCGCCATGATGTGCGACATCATCATCGCATCCGACACTGCAAAATTCGGCCAGCCGGAAATCACGCTCGGCACCATTCCCGGCATCGGCGGCACCCAGCGGCTCACGCGCGCGATCGGCAAATCCAAGGCGATGGATCTGTGCCTCACCGGGCGCATGATGGATGCGGCGGAAGCCGAGCGATCCGGCCTCGTCAGCCGCGTCGTGCCGGCGGACAAGTTGATGGAAGAGGCGCTCTCGGCTGCCGAAAAGATCGCCTCGATGTCGCATCCCGCGGCCGCGATGGCCAAGGAGGCCATCAACCGCGCGTTCGAGACGCCATTGTCGGAAGGCATGAATGTCGAGCGCAATTTGTTCCACTCGACCTTTGCGCTGGAAGACCGCTCCGAGGGCATGGCGGCGTTCATCGAGAAGCGCAAGCCGGTGAACAAGAACAGGTAG
- a CDS encoding TIGR03809 family protein, giving the protein MAHPADVARGRNIVARWCNLAEQRLEYLTELFETGRWRRYHTELEFLENIQEAKAAVETWRDLLSREASLENTAIDLAWLGRRRTTPRLLTPLPRDEGFRQPVVHLQPAPIAVTPPREIPADVLVALESRLAVADEAPSVPDAPALDEVPLPPLDFDTMKERYPLLRNAL; this is encoded by the coding sequence ATGGCACATCCTGCAGACGTGGCACGTGGCCGCAACATTGTTGCGCGCTGGTGCAACCTTGCCGAGCAACGGCTGGAATACCTTACTGAACTGTTCGAGACCGGACGCTGGCGCCGATATCACACCGAGCTCGAATTTCTCGAAAACATCCAGGAAGCCAAGGCCGCCGTCGAAACCTGGCGCGACCTGTTGAGCCGCGAAGCCTCGCTCGAAAACACGGCGATCGATCTGGCCTGGCTTGGCCGCCGCCGCACGACGCCGCGGCTGCTGACGCCGCTGCCGCGCGATGAAGGGTTCCGTCAGCCGGTTGTGCACCTGCAGCCGGCGCCGATTGCCGTAACGCCGCCGCGCGAAATTCCCGCGGATGTTCTGGTCGCGCTGGAAAGCCGGCTCGCCGTGGCGGACGAGGCGCCGTCCGTACCTGACGCGCCGGCGCTGGATGAGGTGCCGTTGCCGCCACTCGATTTCGACACGATGAAGGAACGCTATCCGCTGCTGCGCAACGCGCTGTAA
- a CDS encoding TIGR03808 family TAT-translocated repetitive protein, giving the protein MDMNRRHLIGASATGVAGALAMSPEPARAAPPASALGRDVTQYGVRPGSPDDQTAKLQRAIDEAARAQMPLALPPGVYRTGMLRLSNGTQLVGVRGATKLIFNGGPSMLQGEGANSVGLTGITFDGGGIPLPERRGLVHCLGGRDVRIADCEIAASGGNGIWLEQVSGDISGNIFRKIATTAVVSFDALGLVVSRNTIIDTNDNGIEILRTSIGDDGTLVLDNRIEDIKAGPGGSGQYGNAINAFRAGNVIVRGNRIKNCDYSAVRGNSASNIQITGNSVSNVREVALYSEFAFEGAVIANNTVDGAAVGVSVCNFNEGGRIAVVQGNIIRNLLPKRPIGTAPDDDAGIGIYVEADSTVTGNVIENAPSFGIIAGWGKYLRDVAITGNVIRNAFVGVGVSVMPGAGTALVNNNMISETPRGAVVGLDHARTITTDLSAEGAQRYAQVVVGGNAVRR; this is encoded by the coding sequence ATGGACATGAATCGCCGCCATCTCATTGGAGCATCCGCCACCGGAGTAGCAGGCGCACTTGCGATGTCGCCGGAGCCCGCGCGCGCGGCGCCGCCCGCCTCGGCGCTCGGGCGCGACGTCACGCAGTATGGTGTGCGTCCCGGCAGCCCCGACGATCAAACCGCGAAACTGCAACGCGCGATCGACGAAGCCGCGCGCGCGCAAATGCCGCTGGCACTCCCGCCGGGCGTCTATCGCACCGGCATGCTGCGCCTTTCGAACGGCACGCAACTGGTCGGCGTGCGCGGCGCGACCAAGCTCATATTCAACGGCGGCCCTTCGATGCTGCAGGGCGAAGGCGCCAACAGTGTCGGCCTGACCGGCATCACCTTCGATGGCGGCGGCATTCCGCTGCCGGAGCGGCGCGGGCTCGTGCATTGCCTCGGCGGACGCGACGTCCGCATCGCCGATTGCGAAATCGCGGCCAGCGGCGGCAACGGTATCTGGCTGGAGCAGGTCTCCGGCGACATCTCCGGCAACATCTTCAGGAAGATCGCGACAACAGCGGTTGTATCGTTCGACGCGCTGGGCCTGGTCGTTTCGCGCAACACCATCATCGATACCAACGACAACGGCATCGAGATCCTGCGCACGTCGATCGGCGACGACGGCACGCTCGTTCTCGACAATCGCATCGAGGACATCAAGGCCGGGCCCGGCGGCTCCGGGCAGTATGGCAACGCCATCAATGCGTTCCGCGCCGGCAATGTGATCGTGCGGGGCAACCGCATCAAGAATTGCGACTACTCTGCGGTGCGCGGCAATTCGGCCTCGAACATCCAGATCACCGGCAACAGCGTCAGCAATGTCCGCGAGGTCGCGCTCTATTCGGAGTTCGCGTTCGAAGGCGCCGTGATCGCCAATAACACCGTTGATGGCGCGGCCGTCGGCGTCTCCGTCTGCAATTTCAACGAGGGCGGCCGCATCGCCGTCGTGCAGGGCAACATCATCCGTAACCTGCTGCCGAAGCGGCCGATCGGCACCGCGCCAGACGACGATGCCGGAATTGGCATCTATGTCGAGGCGGACTCGACGGTGACAGGCAACGTGATCGAGAACGCGCCCTCGTTCGGCATCATCGCCGGCTGGGGCAAGTATCTGCGCGACGTCGCCATTACAGGCAACGTGATCCGCAACGCCTTTGTCGGCGTCGGCGTGTCAGTAATGCCCGGCGCCGGAACGGCGCTCGTCAACAACAACATGATTTCGGAAACCCCGCGCGGCGCCGTGGTCGGCCTCGATCATGCGCGCACCATCACGACCGACCTGTCGGCCGAAGGCGCGCAGCGTTACGCGCAGGTGGTGGTCGGGGGCAACGCGGTGCGGCGCTAG
- a CDS encoding acetyl-CoA hydrolase/transferase C-terminal domain-containing protein translates to MPKLFSDPEAIAEDIIRDVGTNLVVGLPLGLGKANHIVNALYARAAADRAINLTFFSALTLEKPRPSSLLERRFIGPVIDRLFGGYPDLAYAGALHAGELPPNIEVIEFFFLAGKWLHVPFAQERYISANYTHASSYLLTRGLNVVTQLVAKRVVDGVTRYSLSCNTDTTLDILRARGQGRASFKLIGQVNSELPFMPGAGDLRGDEFSAVLDSPATDFPLFAPPAEPVSDTKYAIGLHAAGLVPDGGTLQIGIGQVGDALAQGLIVRHHDNAQFHAIMKRLAPGAAPAESAPFARGLYGVSEMLIEAFLGLIDAGILKREVDGVTLHGAFFLGPKSFYRALREMPAEQLARIQMMPVSFTNQLYGDEDAKRRARVGARFVNTAMMATLMGAAISDGLEDGQVVSGVGGQYNFVAQAFALEGARSVLALEATRQAGRKTLSNIRWNYGHQTIPRHLRDVFVTEYGVADVRGKSDAETIAAMLAVTDSRFQDELAGIAKDAGKLPKSFEIPRSHRENFPERIAQALKPARDAGLLLSFPFGSDFTEVEQRLIPALQLLREAQRTPLLLPGLLWQGMRQAPDASNRECLARLGLDRPTTFAERAYRALVNAALARSGAG, encoded by the coding sequence ATGCCAAAACTGTTTTCCGACCCCGAAGCGATCGCGGAGGATATCATCCGCGATGTCGGAACCAACCTCGTGGTCGGCTTGCCGCTCGGGCTTGGCAAGGCCAACCACATCGTCAACGCGCTGTACGCGCGCGCCGCCGCCGACCGCGCGATCAACCTGACGTTCTTTTCGGCGCTGACGCTGGAAAAGCCGCGGCCCTCGAGCCTGCTCGAACGGCGCTTCATCGGCCCGGTGATCGATCGCCTGTTCGGTGGCTATCCCGACCTCGCTTATGCCGGCGCGCTTCATGCAGGCGAATTGCCGCCCAACATAGAGGTGATCGAGTTCTTCTTCCTGGCCGGCAAATGGCTGCACGTGCCGTTCGCGCAAGAGCGTTACATCTCCGCGAACTATACCCATGCCTCGTCCTATCTGCTGACGCGCGGGCTGAATGTCGTCACCCAACTGGTCGCGAAGCGTGTGGTCGATGGCGTGACGCGCTACAGCCTGAGCTGCAACACCGACACCACGCTCGACATCCTGCGCGCCCGCGGGCAGGGCCGGGCATCGTTCAAGCTGATCGGCCAGGTCAATTCCGAGCTGCCGTTCATGCCGGGCGCCGGCGATCTGCGGGGGGACGAGTTTTCCGCTGTTCTCGACAGCCCCGCGACCGACTTCCCGCTGTTCGCGCCGCCGGCCGAGCCGGTCAGCGACACCAAATACGCGATCGGGCTTCATGCAGCCGGCCTCGTGCCCGACGGCGGCACCTTGCAGATCGGCATCGGGCAGGTCGGCGATGCGCTGGCGCAGGGGTTGATCGTTCGCCACCACGACAACGCGCAGTTCCACGCCATCATGAAGCGGCTTGCGCCAGGAGCGGCACCTGCGGAGAGCGCGCCGTTCGCGAGGGGGCTTTATGGGGTCAGCGAAATGCTGATCGAGGCGTTTCTCGGCCTGATCGACGCCGGAATTCTCAAGCGCGAGGTCGATGGCGTGACGCTGCACGGCGCGTTTTTCTTGGGACCCAAATCGTTCTATCGCGCGTTGCGCGAGATGCCGGCCGAGCAACTCGCGCGCATCCAGATGATGCCCGTATCCTTCACCAACCAGCTCTATGGCGACGAGGATGCCAAGCGCCGGGCGCGCGTTGGCGCCCGCTTTGTCAACACCGCGATGATGGCGACGCTGATGGGGGCCGCGATTTCGGACGGCCTCGAAGACGGCCAGGTCGTGAGCGGCGTCGGCGGCCAGTACAATTTCGTTGCGCAGGCGTTCGCGCTTGAGGGCGCGCGATCGGTCCTCGCGCTGGAAGCGACACGGCAGGCGGGCCGCAAAACGCTTTCCAACATTCGCTGGAATTACGGGCACCAGACCATCCCGCGGCATCTGCGCGACGTGTTCGTCACCGAATACGGCGTTGCCGACGTCAGAGGCAAATCGGACGCCGAGACCATCGCGGCGATGCTGGCGGTCACGGATTCCCGTTTCCAGGATGAACTGGCCGGGATCGCCAAGGATGCCGGCAAGCTGCCGAAGAGTTTTGAAATTCCGCGCAGCCATCGCGAGAATTTTCCGGAGCGGATCGCGCAAGCCTTAAAGCCTGCGCGCGATGCGGGGCTGCTGCTGTCATTCCCGTTCGGCAGCGATTTTACCGAGGTCGAGCAACGGCTGATCCCGGCGCTGCAATTGCTGCGAGAAGCGCAGCGGACACCGCTGCTGTTGCCCGGGTTGCTGTGGCAGGGGATGCGGCAGGCGCCGGACGCCTCGAACCGCGAATGCCTGGCGCGGTTGGGTCTCGATCGCCCGACGACGTTTGCCGAGCGCGCCTACCGCGCGCTGGTCAACGCGGCGCTGGCGCGGAGTGGGGCGGGATAG
- a CDS encoding DUF1109 domain-containing protein produces the protein MDTDRLIRTLAADNEHRARPVGYALMLALLAAAPVSLLMFFTELGVRPDVMVAMRNPFFDLKFAVTLALAIAAIAVSLHLSRPEASLRGFGWLLLAPVGILSAAIGGEMMMPQRLPMMTRLVGKNSWVCLTAIPLMSLPLLAGALLGLRHGAPSRPAVAGAIAGLLSAGLAATLYASHCTDDSPLFVATWYTIATALVTAIGALAGAKLLRY, from the coding sequence ATGGATACCGATCGTCTCATTCGAACGCTGGCGGCCGACAACGAGCACCGTGCGCGCCCGGTGGGATACGCGCTGATGCTGGCGCTGCTGGCCGCGGCACCGGTCTCGCTGCTGATGTTCTTTACCGAACTCGGCGTCAGGCCCGACGTGATGGTTGCGATGCGCAATCCGTTCTTCGATCTGAAATTCGCGGTGACGCTGGCGCTGGCGATTGCGGCGATTGCCGTCAGCCTGCATCTGTCGCGGCCCGAGGCCTCGCTGCGCGGATTTGGCTGGCTGCTGCTGGCCCCGGTGGGGATTTTGAGCGCGGCGATCGGCGGCGAGATGATGATGCCGCAGCGGCTTCCGATGATGACGCGGCTGGTCGGCAAGAACTCGTGGGTCTGTCTGACGGCGATCCCGCTGATGTCGCTGCCGCTGCTGGCCGGAGCGCTGCTCGGATTGCGTCATGGTGCCCCGTCGCGGCCGGCGGTCGCCGGCGCCATCGCCGGACTGTTGTCGGCGGGACTGGCGGCAACGCTCTACGCCTCACACTGTACCGATGATTCACCGCTGTTCGTCGCGACCTGGTACACGATCGCGACCGCGCTGGTGACCGCAATCGGCGCGCTCGCCGGAGCGAAGCTGCTCAGATACTAG
- a CDS encoding S8 family serine peptidase translates to MVHDGPNWLMKTRRAALILSAALLPLMAFAASAVHAQGIMRTPNLNVGVRTPTINPTITPRINPGVAARPSMSADRVARTPPSRIGTMSSTLRVRPGAGVPSRLPHARFSPNLYPACQNAFRGPDGECFDRPVMSAGDGNGSSAKKGKGGSRNDNVQAAVNTRAVQNELVAEIDGALSTAEADELARRHGLERISSQSFPLLGGTIGLFRIVDRRPVDTVRRELAADGSVRSVQLNFRYFLQDQKKPAIEGDAAQYAVAQLRLPQAHALVRGMNVTIAVIDSGVDVKHPELANSVADSFDALGSKEGPHVHGTGIAGAIVAHAKLMGSAPEARLLAIRAFGMGSKGAESTSYVILRGLDYATEHGAQIINMSFAGPKDPLIERGIAATAAHGILMVAAAGNAGAKSPPLYPAANPNVIAVSGTDAQQKLFAASNRGNHIAISAPGADIFLPAPDEKYQITSGTSFSAAYVSGVAALMLERNPALKPNDVRALLTKTARDLGTPGRDDQFGAGEADAFAAVTAATAPPAVPLASVSGKPAEEKTPTLDPSADNASVNRALNDSPPSMASDKSAANAAK, encoded by the coding sequence ATGGTTCACGATGGTCCGAATTGGCTGATGAAGACGCGCCGCGCGGCATTGATTTTGTCGGCGGCGCTTTTGCCATTGATGGCTTTCGCAGCCTCGGCGGTTCATGCGCAGGGCATCATGCGCACGCCCAATCTCAATGTCGGGGTGCGGACGCCTACCATCAATCCAACGATTACGCCGCGGATCAATCCCGGTGTTGCGGCCCGGCCGAGTATGAGCGCCGATCGCGTGGCGCGGACGCCGCCGTCCCGGATCGGCACCATGAGTTCGACTCTGCGAGTCCGCCCGGGGGCCGGCGTGCCGTCTAGGCTGCCCCATGCGCGGTTTTCGCCCAATCTCTATCCGGCCTGCCAGAACGCGTTTCGCGGTCCCGACGGCGAATGCTTCGATCGTCCGGTTATGTCGGCCGGCGACGGCAACGGCAGTTCGGCCAAGAAGGGCAAGGGCGGGTCGCGCAATGACAACGTGCAGGCTGCGGTCAATACGCGCGCGGTCCAGAACGAGCTCGTCGCCGAAATCGACGGCGCGTTATCCACCGCCGAGGCCGATGAGCTGGCGCGGCGTCACGGCCTGGAGCGCATTTCATCGCAGAGTTTCCCGCTGCTCGGCGGCACCATCGGCCTGTTCCGCATCGTGGATCGGCGGCCGGTGGACACCGTACGCCGCGAACTCGCCGCCGACGGCAGCGTGCGCTCGGTGCAGCTCAATTTCCGTTACTTCCTGCAGGATCAGAAGAAGCCCGCGATCGAGGGCGACGCCGCGCAGTACGCCGTCGCCCAGCTTCGGTTGCCGCAGGCGCATGCGCTCGTGCGCGGCATGAACGTCACTATCGCGGTGATCGATTCAGGTGTCGACGTCAAACATCCCGAACTCGCCAATTCGGTCGCCGACAGTTTCGACGCGCTCGGCAGCAAGGAAGGTCCGCATGTCCACGGCACCGGCATTGCCGGCGCGATCGTCGCGCACGCCAAACTGATGGGTAGCGCGCCGGAGGCGAGGTTGCTCGCGATCCGCGCATTCGGCATGGGATCGAAGGGCGCGGAGAGTACGTCCTATGTGATCCTGAGGGGATTGGACTACGCGACCGAGCATGGCGCGCAAATCATCAACATGAGCTTTGCCGGCCCGAAGGATCCGCTGATCGAGCGGGGAATCGCCGCCACTGCGGCCCACGGCATCCTGATGGTGGCTGCGGCCGGCAATGCCGGCGCCAAATCGCCGCCGCTCTATCCAGCCGCCAACCCGAACGTGATCGCGGTGAGCGGAACGGACGCGCAGCAAAAGCTGTTCGCGGCGTCCAACCGGGGTAACCACATCGCGATATCGGCGCCGGGCGCCGATATCTTCCTGCCGGCGCCGGATGAAAAATATCAGATCACGTCGGGCACCTCGTTCTCCGCTGCCTATGTCAGCGGCGTTGCGGCGCTGATGCTGGAGCGCAATCCTGCGTTGAAACCAAACGATGTTCGTGCGCTTTTGACGAAGACCGCCCGCGATCTCGGCACTCCCGGCCGCGACGATCAGTTCGGAGCAGGGGAGGCCGACGCCTTTGCCGCGGTCACCGCGGCGACCGCCCCGCCGGCGGTTCCGCTTGCCTCCGTTTCCGGCAAGCCAGCGGAAGAAAAAACGCCGACGCTCGACCCGTCTGCCGATAACGCTTCCGTGAACCGGGCGCTGAATGACTCCCCGCCGTCGATGGCGTCGGACAAATCGGCCGCAAACGCTGCAAAATAG
- a CDS encoding DUF2336 domain-containing protein, whose protein sequence is MISKAAKSPSPGSLLDELQSTLAHGTVARRVETLRRVTDLFINGAVDYSDEQVGLFDDVFQCLIDHIETSARMLLANRLAAVDTAPPLTIRALAFDDVIEVAGPVLSQSMRLDDKTLIENARSKSQAHLMAISTRRTLSGAVTDVLVQRGNDEVIQSTVNNPGAEFTERGFTRLVSRAEGDDNLTSCIGLRPSVPRHLYLKLLAKASDTVRQRLEAANPQQAAEVPNVVREATRRARSATSTITRDTEIAHALVKSLYEDGRLDESEVASFAGAGKFDEANASIAALANVPVAIAENMMIESRAEGVMILAKVAGLSWPTVKTIIKMRDKLSGAEPADLMACQDTYERLRPSTAQQVLRFHRMQQNAPVA, encoded by the coding sequence ATGATTTCGAAAGCCGCCAAGTCCCCTTCTCCCGGAAGTCTGCTCGATGAGCTGCAGTCGACGCTCGCGCACGGAACCGTCGCTCGCCGGGTAGAGACCCTGCGCCGGGTAACCGATCTCTTCATCAACGGCGCGGTGGACTATTCGGACGAGCAGGTCGGGCTGTTCGACGACGTCTTCCAGTGCCTGATCGACCACATCGAAACCTCGGCCAGGATGCTCCTGGCCAACCGTCTCGCCGCGGTCGACACCGCCCCGCCGCTCACCATCCGCGCGCTTGCTTTCGATGATGTCATCGAGGTGGCAGGTCCCGTGCTGTCGCAGTCGATGCGGCTCGACGACAAGACCCTGATCGAGAATGCGCGCAGCAAGAGCCAGGCGCATCTGATGGCGATTTCGACCCGCAGGACCCTGAGCGGCGCGGTCACTGACGTGCTGGTCCAGCGCGGCAACGACGAGGTGATCCAGTCGACCGTGAACAATCCGGGCGCGGAGTTCACCGAGCGCGGCTTTACCCGCCTCGTCAGCCGCGCCGAAGGCGACGACAATCTCACGAGCTGCATCGGGCTGCGTCCGTCCGTGCCGCGGCATCTCTATCTGAAACTGCTCGCCAAGGCCTCCGATACGGTGCGGCAGCGGCTGGAGGCCGCCAACCCGCAGCAGGCAGCCGAGGTGCCGAATGTGGTCAGGGAGGCAACGCGGCGCGCGCGCTCGGCGACCTCGACGATCACCAGGGACACGGAGATTGCACATGCGCTGGTCAAGTCCCTGTACGAGGACGGCCGGCTCGACGAATCCGAAGTGGCGTCGTTTGCCGGTGCCGGGAAATTCGACGAGGCCAATGCCTCGATCGCAGCGCTCGCCAACGTGCCGGTGGCGATCGCCGAGAACATGATGATCGAAAGCCGGGCCGAAGGCGTGATGATCCTGGCGAAGGTCGCAGGGTTGTCGTGGCCGACGGTCAAGACCATCATCAAGATGCGCGACAAGCTGTCCGGCGCGGAGCCGGCCGATCTTATGGCCTGCCAGGACACCTATGAGCGGTTGCGGCCGTCGACGGCGCAGCAGGTGCTGCGCTTCCATCGCATGCAACAGAACGCGCCGGTGGCGTGA
- a CDS encoding pyroglutamyl-peptidase I, whose translation MSEKLRILVTGFGPFPGAPYNPTQPLVARLTRLRRPAFTNVELSSHVFPVTYQAVDRELPLALKKHQPHAILMFGLAGRTGYLRVETRARNAITMLWPDAAQTRARKGSISDGADAQRFGPHTAKLLRAAEGTGLDARASRDAGSYLCNYLSWRAIEAVNAGNGPRLAAFVHIPPLARGGAVRRKGFPRITLEELVDAGEAMLLEMVRLARRAA comes from the coding sequence GTGAGCGAAAAACTTCGCATTCTCGTCACCGGCTTCGGCCCGTTTCCCGGTGCGCCCTACAATCCAACGCAGCCGCTGGTGGCGCGTCTGACTCGGCTGCGACGTCCTGCCTTCACCAACGTCGAACTGTCTAGCCACGTCTTTCCCGTGACGTATCAGGCGGTCGACCGCGAACTGCCGCTGGCGCTGAAGAAGCACCAACCGCACGCAATATTGATGTTCGGCCTCGCCGGCCGCACCGGATATCTCCGGGTCGAGACCCGCGCCCGCAATGCCATCACCATGCTGTGGCCCGACGCCGCGCAAACCCGCGCCCGTAAGGGATCGATATCAGATGGCGCCGATGCGCAAAGATTCGGCCCGCACACCGCCAAACTGCTGCGTGCCGCTGAGGGTACCGGCCTCGATGCCCGCGCCTCGCGCGATGCCGGCAGCTATCTCTGCAACTATTTGAGCTGGCGCGCGATCGAGGCCGTCAATGCCGGCAACGGCCCCCGCCTCGCCGCCTTCGTCCACATCCCGCCGCTTGCGCGCGGCGGCGCCGTCAGGCGCAAGGGTTTTCCGCGCATCACGCTGGAGGAGCTGGTCGACGCCGGAGAGGCGATGCTGCTGGAAATGGTAAGGCTGGCGCGAAGGGCTGCGTAG
- a CDS encoding sigma-70 family RNA polymerase sigma factor, giving the protein MRERDDEWTGLMRSAIAGDSAAYHRLLKAVTPVLRAAARRGLARAGQPVDQSEDIVQDILLAVHLKRHTWDVTAPFAPWLFAIARNKLIDALRRRGRRIFVDIDDFAETLPGEAPAETASASEVAAQLQTLPARQRDVLQSIAVDSASIKDTAAKFSMTEGAVRVALHRGLTSLTAKLREQ; this is encoded by the coding sequence TTGCGTGAACGGGATGACGAATGGACCGGCCTGATGCGGTCGGCCATTGCGGGCGACAGTGCGGCGTATCATCGCCTGCTCAAGGCCGTCACGCCGGTGCTCCGGGCCGCGGCGCGCCGCGGTCTGGCGCGGGCAGGGCAACCGGTCGATCAATCCGAGGACATCGTGCAGGACATTTTGCTGGCGGTCCATCTCAAGCGGCACACCTGGGACGTTACCGCCCCATTTGCCCCATGGCTGTTTGCAATCGCCCGCAACAAGCTGATCGATGCGTTGCGCCGCCGCGGCCGGCGCATTTTCGTCGACATTGACGATTTCGCCGAAACGCTTCCGGGCGAGGCGCCGGCCGAGACGGCGTCGGCGAGCGAGGTCGCCGCCCAGCTCCAGACGCTGCCGGCGCGGCAGCGCGACGTGTTGCAGTCGATCGCGGTCGACAGCGCCTCGATCAAGGATACGGCGGCGAAATTTTCGATGACGGAGGGCGCGGTGCGGGTGGCGTTGCATCGCGGCCTGACCAGCCTGACGGCGAAGTTACGGGAACAATGA
- a CDS encoding sigma-70 family RNA polymerase sigma factor: MNAAQAASDEILIARIAQGDRLAMQVLYGRHHVRVFRFGLRLVRDEQIAEDLISEVFLDVWRQAGKFEGRSAVTTWLLAITRFKALSALRRRKDVGLDDETANAIEDTSDDPEVVVQKKDTGEALRKCLTALSPDHREIVDLVYYHEKSVEEVAEIVGIPENTVKTRLFYARKKLAELLKAAGLERGWP, encoded by the coding sequence TTGAACGCGGCACAGGCGGCTTCAGACGAAATTCTGATCGCTCGGATCGCTCAAGGCGACCGGCTCGCCATGCAGGTGCTTTACGGAAGGCACCATGTCAGGGTGTTCCGTTTCGGGCTTCGGCTCGTAAGGGATGAACAGATTGCGGAAGACCTCATCAGCGAGGTTTTTCTCGATGTGTGGCGTCAGGCCGGCAAGTTCGAAGGCCGATCCGCCGTTACCACGTGGCTGTTGGCGATTACGCGGTTCAAGGCCCTTTCGGCACTAAGGCGCCGCAAGGACGTTGGACTGGACGACGAGACTGCGAACGCGATCGAGGATACGTCCGACGATCCCGAAGTGGTGGTGCAGAAGAAGGATACGGGTGAAGCGTTGCGCAAGTGCCTGACGGCGCTTTCGCCAGATCATCGGGAGATCGTCGATCTCGTCTACTACCACGAGAAGTCCGTGGAAGAGGTGGCCGAAATCGTCGGAATTCCGGAGAACACCGTCAAGACGCGCCTGTTTTATGCGCGCAAGAAATTGGCCGAGTTGCTGAAGGCAGCCGGCCTAGAGCGAGGTTGGCCATGA